In one Hymenobacter sp. DG25B genomic region, the following are encoded:
- a CDS encoding DNA/RNA non-specific endonuclease, whose translation MLPLTSLLLGLSILACSPQQPQTPPTEQPAQTPAVGRFPETFEAGSKTAYAEADEQLSSGTWHFTDALIGSAPADHKNGMHAARLRGQGRLRMNFDAPATVRSIRISAASYGTDGASTWEVWASQDGGRLFSRLGQPVRTSGAQLVTAIFPVAATRPFRLEIRKTDGGSARLNLDDITLETTAGSAPAAVTPAPAQNRPQADAVVVSRDDNMALGNPSGATGSLDNPTNYLMVKPQYTLSYNALRGTPTWVSWHLNRAWMGSAPRQDDFRPDPALPRQFYQVTPRSYAGGGFDRGHNCPSADRTTDLDDNSATFLMTNMIPQAGNNNQRTWSKLEEYARSLVQRGNEVYIIMGSYGKGGTGTAGFATTLDNGHVTVPARVWKVLVVLPEGADDLTRISNGKARIIAVDTPNDQSVNPDWSRYRVSVDAIENATGLDLLSKVPTVVQERLESQVDTGTTK comes from the coding sequence ATGCTGCCTCTCACCAGTCTTCTGCTGGGCCTTTCTATTCTGGCTTGTTCTCCGCAGCAACCCCAGACCCCGCCTACGGAACAGCCGGCGCAAACGCCCGCCGTTGGCCGCTTCCCCGAAACCTTTGAGGCTGGCAGCAAAACCGCTTATGCCGAGGCAGATGAGCAGTTGAGCTCCGGCACCTGGCACTTCACAGATGCCCTGATTGGCTCCGCCCCCGCCGACCATAAAAACGGCATGCACGCTGCCCGTTTGCGGGGCCAGGGTCGGCTGCGCATGAATTTCGATGCTCCGGCCACGGTGCGCTCCATTCGCATCAGCGCCGCCAGCTACGGCACCGATGGCGCCAGCACCTGGGAAGTATGGGCCAGCCAGGATGGCGGCCGCCTCTTTTCCCGCCTAGGCCAGCCGGTGCGCACCAGCGGAGCCCAGCTGGTAACGGCTATTTTCCCGGTAGCCGCCACCCGGCCCTTCCGCCTGGAAATCCGCAAGACCGACGGCGGCAGTGCCCGCCTGAATCTGGATGATATTACGCTGGAAACCACGGCGGGAAGCGCGCCGGCGGCCGTTACGCCTGCTCCCGCTCAGAACCGACCCCAGGCCGATGCCGTGGTGGTCAGCCGCGACGATAATATGGCGCTGGGCAACCCCAGTGGGGCCACCGGCAGCCTTGATAACCCCACCAACTACCTGATGGTGAAGCCGCAATACACGCTGAGCTACAACGCGCTGCGCGGCACGCCTACCTGGGTAAGCTGGCACCTCAACCGGGCCTGGATGGGCAGCGCCCCGCGCCAGGATGACTTCCGCCCCGACCCCGCCCTGCCGCGCCAGTTTTACCAGGTAACGCCGCGCAGCTACGCCGGCGGCGGTTTCGACCGGGGCCACAACTGCCCCTCCGCCGACCGCACCACCGACCTGGACGACAACTCGGCCACCTTCCTGATGACCAACATGATTCCGCAGGCCGGCAATAACAACCAGCGCACCTGGTCTAAGCTGGAGGAATATGCCCGCTCCCTGGTGCAGCGCGGCAACGAGGTATACATCATCATGGGCAGCTACGGCAAGGGCGGCACCGGCACCGCCGGCTTTGCTACCACCCTGGATAATGGCCACGTAACGGTGCCCGCCCGGGTGTGGAAAGTGCTGGTCGTCCTCCCCGAAGGCGCCGATGACCTCACCCGCATCAGCAACGGCAAAGCCCGCATTATTGCGGTAGACACGCCCAACGACCAAAGCGTGAACCCCGACTGGAGCCGCTACCGAGTTTCCGTTGATGCCATTGAAAATGCTACCGGCCTGGATTTGCTAAGTAAGGTACCCACTGTGGTGCAGGAGCGGCTGGAAAGCCAGGTAGACACGGGCACAACCAAATAG
- a CDS encoding DUF5686 and carboxypeptidase-like regulatory domain-containing protein, whose amino-acid sequence MQKFTLLGILFFLLTAPVSFAQRIVFSGHVTEAATGQPVPFASVFVRGTSLGATADENGRFQLTVPQPVDSLTAGAVGFRPLSRKVSRQPQQTVGFALKSSTFALGEVTVHGGENPAFAILRKVQAHKKEHDKAQLGSFEFDSYNRVEVSLSDVTARLAKQKVIRDMTSVAQTVGEMERNASGKPTVPVFASEVLSRYYVRHRPNREREDIKHSQLHGVAPRDGSVLSQVLGSSFQDYDFYPNWQIVMGKDFISPIAEGWRITYDYDLEDSVLVGQDRCYQLKVFPRRPQDLAFTGRIWITMKDYALRRVDLSVDPKANINFVDQIRVYQDLAPTPAGPWLPQRTRVVVGLKPNKKQTGLLVRFNTVNSNFATDQPHEAKFYEQPFASAVDALEVPAGFWNQHRPDTLSAQEVRTLTALDSVGKLRSVQSALELADLLVTGYKQVGKLEIGPIPSLYTYNNVEGSRLQVGFRTTGDLSPNWFARTYVAYGTKDRDVKYGLSGYRILARRNWTLLRFERSHDVDQVALLDNDYAIENPLFDAAVRFGNIKPGRPLWRDVTGLSAQSDLFHGFTQKLTLRHQRFDPLYDFAYYTSDLHQPGAPTADKFSLSEVILESRYAPDEVLIQNKNRRYAVGLRKWPVFTFRYTLGIDNVLGSDFQYQKFNLLVAQSLPLGQLGRTEYTLDAGYIPSTVPYPVLKTHLGNESPIYTSNAYNLMRYFEFVSDRYASLHAEHYFEGLFINSVPLLKKLDWRLLASANVLYGGVSEANRRATPTVDSQGQNLPTFRPLGTAPYVEMGYGVENIFKVLRVDFIHRLTYLDNPGAKNFGVKVCAQFKL is encoded by the coding sequence ATGCAAAAATTTACTCTATTAGGAATCCTGTTCTTTTTACTGACAGCTCCGGTTTCATTTGCTCAACGAATTGTATTTAGCGGACATGTCACGGAGGCCGCTACGGGGCAGCCTGTACCTTTTGCCTCCGTGTTTGTGCGCGGTACCAGCCTGGGAGCTACGGCCGATGAAAATGGTCGTTTCCAGCTCACCGTTCCCCAACCGGTTGATTCGCTTACGGCTGGCGCGGTAGGTTTCCGGCCGCTTAGCCGGAAGGTTTCCCGGCAGCCACAGCAAACGGTGGGCTTCGCCCTAAAAAGCAGCACGTTTGCGCTGGGCGAAGTAACGGTGCATGGGGGCGAGAACCCGGCCTTCGCTATTTTGCGCAAGGTGCAGGCCCACAAGAAAGAGCACGACAAAGCCCAGCTGGGTTCATTTGAGTTCGATAGCTACAACCGCGTTGAGGTTTCCTTATCTGATGTAACGGCCCGTCTGGCAAAGCAAAAGGTTATCCGGGATATGACCTCCGTGGCGCAGACGGTGGGCGAAATGGAGCGCAACGCCAGCGGCAAGCCCACGGTGCCGGTGTTTGCCTCCGAGGTGCTCTCGCGCTACTACGTGCGGCACCGGCCCAACCGGGAGCGGGAAGATATCAAGCACTCCCAGCTGCACGGCGTGGCTCCGCGGGATGGTTCGGTGCTGTCGCAGGTGCTGGGCTCCTCGTTTCAGGATTACGACTTCTACCCCAACTGGCAGATTGTGATGGGGAAAGACTTCATTTCCCCCATTGCCGAGGGCTGGCGCATCACTTATGACTACGACCTGGAAGACTCCGTGTTGGTGGGCCAGGACCGCTGCTACCAGCTGAAGGTATTTCCGCGGCGGCCGCAGGATCTGGCATTTACCGGCCGCATCTGGATTACGATGAAAGACTATGCTCTGCGCCGCGTAGACCTGAGCGTAGACCCCAAGGCCAACATCAATTTCGTGGATCAGATTCGGGTGTACCAGGATCTGGCACCGACTCCGGCCGGGCCCTGGCTGCCACAGCGCACCCGCGTGGTAGTGGGCCTCAAACCCAATAAAAAGCAAACTGGCCTGCTGGTGCGCTTTAACACGGTCAATTCCAACTTCGCCACAGATCAACCCCACGAGGCCAAGTTCTATGAGCAGCCGTTTGCCTCCGCGGTAGATGCGCTGGAGGTGCCGGCCGGGTTCTGGAACCAGCATCGGCCCGATACCTTGTCGGCGCAGGAAGTACGCACGCTCACGGCCCTGGATTCGGTAGGGAAGCTGCGCTCGGTGCAGTCGGCGCTGGAACTGGCCGATTTGCTGGTGACGGGCTATAAGCAGGTGGGTAAGCTGGAAATCGGCCCCATTCCCAGCCTGTATACTTATAACAACGTGGAAGGCAGCCGCCTGCAGGTAGGCTTCCGCACCACCGGCGACCTGAGCCCGAACTGGTTTGCGCGTACTTACGTGGCCTACGGGACCAAAGACCGGGACGTGAAATATGGCCTCTCCGGCTACCGGATTCTGGCCCGGCGCAACTGGACGCTGCTGCGCTTTGAGCGCAGCCACGATGTAGATCAGGTAGCGCTGCTGGACAACGACTATGCCATTGAAAACCCGCTGTTTGATGCCGCCGTGCGCTTTGGTAACATTAAGCCGGGCCGGCCGCTGTGGCGCGATGTTACCGGCCTCTCAGCCCAGTCCGACCTGTTCCACGGCTTCACGCAGAAGCTCACGCTGCGCCACCAACGCTTCGATCCGCTCTACGATTTCGCCTACTATACCAGCGACCTGCACCAGCCCGGCGCCCCCACGGCCGATAAGTTCTCCTTATCCGAAGTTATTCTGGAGTCGCGCTACGCCCCCGATGAGGTGCTGATTCAGAACAAAAACCGGCGCTACGCAGTGGGGCTGCGCAAATGGCCGGTCTTCACGTTCCGCTACACGCTGGGCATTGATAATGTACTGGGCAGCGACTTCCAGTATCAGAAATTTAACCTGCTGGTTGCGCAAAGCCTGCCGCTGGGACAACTGGGCCGCACCGAGTATACCCTGGATGCGGGCTACATTCCCAGCACGGTGCCGTACCCGGTGCTGAAAACGCACCTGGGCAATGAGTCGCCCATTTATACCAGCAATGCCTATAACCTGATGCGCTACTTTGAGTTTGTGAGCGACCGGTATGCTTCCCTGCACGCCGAGCACTACTTTGAAGGGCTGTTCATCAACTCCGTACCCCTGCTGAAAAAGCTCGACTGGCGCCTGCTGGCCTCGGCCAACGTGCTGTATGGCGGCGTGAGCGAGGCCAACCGCCGCGCCACGCCCACCGTGGATTCCCAGGGCCAGAACCTGCCTACTTTCCGCCCGCTGGGCACGGCGCCATATGTGGAAATGGGCTACGGCGTGGAGAATATCTTCAAGGTGCTGCGCGTCGATTTCATTCACCGCCTGACTTACCTGGATAATCCCGGCGCTAAGAATTTCGGAGTGAAAGTATGCGCTCAGTTTAAGCTGTAG